Proteins from a single region of Manis javanica isolate MJ-LG chromosome 5, MJ_LKY, whole genome shotgun sequence:
- the LOC118972717 gene encoding uncharacterized protein, which yields MEARAGWIAAGFSPFGGLGWFGFSLGANGALFYNNTSFCAGRRSRRCPWGARRRCRAGTETGATGTGQAAGGGAGAPPAAEAGRGLERPPSIPETPPSLPRRFCFQVEPTTDTPGAWTQRGDRPGATGGRAQPAPRPPLRHRDPSPAPGRGRAGGRSEAGGRARAAPYIRGGRRLRRDPRGGAAFEVPAAAAFIPSFFPCKPLCVTKFGKNMDPSQFFHVCSQLPAEKAKGSLPVCFTLSSVATFGKRTLTQHVHMFIVPRTSFSTHEGTNTKRPP from the exons ATGGAGGCTA GGGCCGGCTGGATTGCTGCTGGTTTttccccttttggtggtttgggTTGGTTTGGGTTCAGCTTGGGAGCGAACGGTGCCTTGTTTTACAACAACACTTCCTTCTGCGCGGGGCGCCGTAGCCGGCGCTGCCCGTGGGGGGCGAGGCGCCGATGCCGCGCCGGGACAGAGACGGGGGCAACCGGGACGGGCCAGGCAGCAGGCGGAGGGGCCGGGGCCCCGCCCGCCGCGGAAGCGGGCAGAGGACTAGAAAGACCCCCATCCATACCAGAGacaccaccctccctcccccgGCGATTTTGCTTCCAAGTCGAGCCAACTACAGACACTCCA GGCGCCTGGACTCAGCGTGGGGACCGGCCCGGGGCAACCGGGGGCCGCGCGCAGCCCGCCCCTCGGCCCCCTCTCCGCCACCGGGACCCTTCACCCGCCCCAGGCCGGGGACGCGCGGGCGGCCGCTCAGAGGCCGGCGGGCGGGCGCGAGCCGCGCCTTATATCCGCGGAGGGCGGCGCTTGCGCAGGGACCCGCGCGGCGGCGCGGCCTTTGAAGTCCCGGCGGCTGCTGCTTTCATCCCGTCTTTCTTCCCCTGCAAGCCCCTTTGTGTGACTAAATTTGGCAAGAATATGGATCCGAGCCAGTTTTTCCACGTgtgctcccagctcccagctgagAAGGCCAAGGGTTCTCTTCCGG TATGCTTCACACTTTCTTCTGTGGCCACATTTGGGAAAAGAACGTTGACACAACACGTGCACATGTTCATTGTGCCTCGCACTTCTTTTTCTACACACG AAGGAACAAATACAAAGAGACCTCCTTGA